A window from Bos indicus x Bos taurus breed Angus x Brahman F1 hybrid chromosome 26, Bos_hybrid_MaternalHap_v2.0, whole genome shotgun sequence encodes these proteins:
- the LOC113884399 gene encoding cytochrome P450 2C42-like, translating to MEQEKHNEQLDFTFGSLTATIFDLFGAGTETTSTTLGYGLLLLLKHPEVIAKAQEEIDHELGRHRSPCMEDRSHMPHMDVVVHAIQRYIDLVPTSLPRVVTCDIKFRNYLIPKGTDVLTLLTSVLHDDKEFPNSEVVDPGHFLDERSNFKNSEYFMALSVGKRICVGEGLARIELFLFLTTILQKFALKSVVDPKDIDTTPVASGLVSMLPSYELCFNPV from the exons GAAAAGCACAATGAACAATTGGACTTTACATTTGGAAGCTTGACAGCTACTATATTTGATTTGTTTGGAGCTGGGACAGAGACAACAAGCACTACCCTGGGATATGGGCTTCTCCTCCTGCTGAAGCACCCAGAGGTCATAG CTAAGGCCCAGGAAGAGATTGACCATGAGCTTGGCAGACACCGGAGCCCCTGCATGGAGGACAGGAGCCACATGCCCCACATGGATGTTGTGGTCCATGCAATCCAGAGATACATTGATCTGGTCCCCACCAGTCTGCCCCGTGTGGTGACCTGTGACATTAAATTCAGAAATTACCTCATCCCCAAG GGCACAGATGTATTAACATTGCTGACTTCTGTGCTACATGATGACAAGGAATTCCCCAACTCAGAGGTGGTTGACCCTGGCCACTTCCTGGATGAGAGGAGCAACTTTAAGAACAGTGAGTACTTCATGGCTTTATCAGTAG GGAAACGGATTTGTGTGGGAGAGGGCCTGGCACGCATAGAACTGTTTTTATTCCTGACCacaattttacaaaaatttgCCTTGAAATCTGTGGTTGACCCAAAGGACATTGACACCACCCCAGTTGCCAGTGGGTTAGTTTCTATGCTGCCTTCTTACGAGCTTTGCTTCAATCCTGTGTGA